In Saccharicrinis fermentans DSM 9555 = JCM 21142, a genomic segment contains:
- the ppk1 gene encoding polyphosphate kinase 1, translating to MSVLNFRSKEISWLSFNERVLQEASRDNVPLIERIKFLGIYSNNMDEFFRVRVAILKRIVQLDKTTVFEGGSPQEILKEIHKIVIKQGKMFGETYDKIIADLAKEDIYLINEKDLTHDQGEFVNRYFEKKVRGNLMPIIINKRRPLPDLADDGIYLAVYLKDTEQNKVNYALVEIPSGLDRFVLLPSNDGKKYVMLLDDVIRYELYDMFYMFKFDEISAFTFKLTRDAELDINDDISESYVKKISKGLERRKEAHPVRFVYDKLMPEDMLNMLLKKLRYTTDDSVIKGGRYHNFKDFIGFPKFGNKKMTYPSLAPIAHKDIKPQTSFFSVVTRKDILLHFPYHSFHHFIDYLREASIDPFVREIKITIYRVGRNSGVMKALKNAARNGKKVTAVMELQARFDEKANIKWANSLEDAGVKVVFGVPGLKVHAKLCLVVRKERSRLANYVCVGTGNFNEDSASIFADHLLFTKHIGIANEIASIFEFFNKNYNIPFFNHLLVSPFYLRNSLENNIEREIVNASQGKKAFIYIKVNNLVDFELIQMLYKAQKAGVVVRLNVRGMFSVFSEFDKPENAIESIGIIDRFLEHSRIFVFHNNGNEKMYISSADLMTRNLDRRIEVACPIYDKKLKREIMMQLDMQMKDNCSARDLNNDLENKIRNADKDAPAFRAQMEFYKWLRDS from the coding sequence ATGAGCGTACTAAACTTTAGAAGTAAGGAAATTAGCTGGTTGTCTTTTAATGAAAGGGTGTTGCAGGAGGCTTCCCGCGATAATGTTCCGCTAATTGAACGGATAAAGTTTCTGGGAATTTATTCCAACAATATGGATGAATTTTTCCGTGTACGTGTTGCCATATTAAAAAGGATTGTACAGCTGGATAAAACAACCGTATTTGAAGGAGGTTCACCTCAGGAAATACTGAAGGAGATCCATAAGATCGTGATTAAGCAGGGAAAGATGTTTGGTGAAACATACGACAAAATAATTGCTGATCTTGCCAAAGAAGATATCTATTTGATTAATGAAAAAGACCTTACCCATGATCAAGGGGAGTTTGTGAATCGCTATTTCGAAAAAAAGGTTCGTGGTAACTTAATGCCCATTATTATTAATAAAAGAAGACCTCTGCCTGATTTGGCCGATGACGGTATTTATTTGGCCGTGTATTTAAAAGATACGGAACAAAACAAGGTTAATTATGCTTTGGTGGAAATTCCGTCGGGCTTGGATCGTTTTGTTTTGTTGCCATCCAACGATGGAAAAAAGTATGTGATGCTTTTGGATGATGTGATTCGCTACGAATTGTATGATATGTTCTATATGTTCAAGTTCGACGAGATTAGTGCTTTTACCTTTAAGCTAACAAGGGATGCAGAACTGGATATCAATGATGATATTTCTGAAAGCTATGTGAAGAAAATTTCGAAGGGATTGGAACGTAGGAAGGAAGCTCACCCTGTCCGTTTTGTATACGATAAGTTAATGCCCGAAGATATGTTGAATATGCTTCTGAAAAAGCTGCGCTACACAACTGATGATTCGGTTATCAAGGGGGGGAGGTATCATAATTTTAAAGATTTTATCGGATTCCCTAAATTTGGTAATAAAAAGATGACCTATCCGTCATTGGCTCCCATTGCCCATAAAGACATTAAACCGCAAACATCATTTTTTTCGGTTGTTACCAGAAAAGATATTTTGCTTCATTTCCCATACCATTCGTTTCATCATTTTATTGACTATTTGCGTGAAGCCTCCATTGACCCTTTTGTGAGGGAGATAAAAATTACTATTTATCGTGTAGGACGTAATTCGGGTGTGATGAAAGCACTTAAAAACGCTGCGCGTAATGGTAAAAAAGTGACTGCGGTAATGGAGTTGCAGGCACGCTTCGATGAAAAGGCAAATATTAAGTGGGCCAATAGTCTAGAAGATGCTGGTGTGAAAGTTGTTTTTGGTGTGCCAGGCTTAAAAGTGCACGCCAAATTGTGTTTGGTGGTGCGAAAAGAAAGAAGTCGATTGGCAAACTATGTATGTGTGGGTACGGGTAATTTTAATGAGGACTCGGCCAGTATTTTTGCCGACCACCTTTTGTTTACCAAGCATATTGGCATAGCCAACGAAATAGCCTCTATCTTTGAGTTTTTTAATAAGAATTATAATATACCCTTCTTTAATCATCTATTGGTATCTCCTTTTTATTTGCGGAATTCCCTGGAGAATAATATTGAGCGGGAAATTGTAAATGCGAGTCAGGGGAAAAAGGCATTCATATATATTAAGGTGAATAACTTGGTCGATTTTGAACTGATTCAAATGCTTTATAAAGCCCAAAAGGCTGGTGTTGTAGTGCGTTTAAATGTACGGGGTATGTTTTCTGTATTCTCAGAATTTGATAAACCCGAAAATGCCATTGAATCTATTGGTATCATCGATAGATTTCTGGAGCACTCACGTATTTTTGTTTTCCATAATAATGGAAACGAGAAAATGTATATCTCGTCGGCCGACCTGATGACTCGAAATCTGGATCGCCGTATTGAGGTGGCATGTCCTATCTACGATAAAAAATTGAAACGGGAAATTATGATGCAACTGGATATGCAAATGAAAGATAATTGTTCTGCCAGAGATTTAAATAATGATTTGGAGAATAAAATTAGAAATGCAGACAAAGATGCACCGGCGTTCAGAGCCCAAATGGAGTTTTATAAATGGTTGCG
- a CDS encoding ferredoxin--NADP reductase, with protein MNTSRKRLNLHEILEIRHLTDSTFVIRFEKNNMNFSAGQHVCVGPPNGIHTREYSIYSAEDAPFIEILVKEVQNGLITPVLKKLKVGDSVVVEEPVGYFGLNNKEKFNKKYLFIATGTGISPFHCMVKSNPDLDYRIVHGVRTASEGYEKDEYDASRYTLCSSRDTSGDYIGRLTNYLQELEIDKDSEVYLCGNCNMIHDAYDILENKGIPNEQIHAEVYF; from the coding sequence ATGAATACAAGTAGAAAGAGGTTAAACCTACATGAAATATTAGAGATAAGACACTTAACAGACTCAACGTTTGTGATTAGGTTCGAAAAAAACAACATGAATTTTTCGGCTGGACAACACGTATGTGTGGGTCCACCCAATGGTATTCACACCCGCGAATACTCTATTTACAGCGCAGAGGATGCTCCTTTTATTGAGATTTTGGTAAAAGAAGTTCAAAATGGATTAATTACGCCTGTATTAAAAAAATTAAAAGTCGGCGATTCTGTGGTTGTTGAGGAACCCGTTGGATACTTTGGCTTAAATAACAAAGAAAAATTCAACAAAAAATATTTGTTTATCGCTACCGGCACCGGCATCTCCCCCTTTCATTGCATGGTGAAATCTAACCCCGACTTAGATTATAGAATAGTTCATGGCGTAAGAACAGCCAGCGAAGGATATGAAAAAGATGAATACGATGCATCGCGCTACACCCTATGCTCCTCAAGGGATACCAGTGGTGATTACATCGGTCGTTTGACAAATTATTTGCAAGAATTAGAGATTGATAAAGATTCTGAAGTATATTTGTGCGGAAATTGCAACATGATACACGATGCTTATGATATCCTAGAAAACAAAGGAATACCGAATGAGCAGATTCATGCTGAGGTTTATTTTTAA
- the miaB gene encoding tRNA (N6-isopentenyl adenosine(37)-C2)-methylthiotransferase MiaB: MKYFLMTLGCQMNMSDSERVASVLDAAGCEKVDTEEEANFIGILACSVRQKAIDKVYSRISKWNKWKNKKNLVTFISGCMLPDDKEKFLKLFDIVFTMPELPQLPRMLGEYGISNPLSLIAQPQSPVDEIKLFWKVKPKYDSTFEAFVPIQNGCNKFCTYCAVPYTRGREISRPSEEILDEVRILVHKGYKTITLLGQNVNSYGLDKNGEEMSFPELLEKVGQIGEETDHEFWVYFTSPHPRDMTTDIFHIIAKYRCLGKQIHFPLQSGDEKVLIKMNRKHSLAKYRESMVALREILPQATVFTDIIVGFTDETEEQFENTRKVMEEFKYNMAYIAMYSPRPGAASYSWEDSIAMEEKKRRYAVLSEELAKHTYAYNQSLIGKTLKVLVREHDRKDGYLSGHTEGKLVIRFKSSDENLIGQIIEVKVTEAAKFSLEGERIAVKSLQ; encoded by the coding sequence GTGAAGTACTTTTTAATGACACTGGGTTGTCAAATGAACATGAGTGATTCGGAACGCGTGGCATCTGTATTGGATGCAGCGGGATGCGAAAAAGTAGATACAGAGGAGGAAGCAAATTTCATAGGGATACTTGCATGTTCGGTCCGACAAAAAGCGATTGATAAAGTCTACTCCAGAATATCGAAATGGAACAAGTGGAAGAACAAGAAAAACTTGGTTACTTTTATTTCGGGCTGTATGCTTCCCGACGACAAAGAAAAATTCTTGAAACTCTTTGATATTGTTTTTACGATGCCCGAACTACCACAGCTGCCTCGTATGCTAGGTGAGTATGGCATCTCTAATCCTTTATCTCTGATAGCCCAACCTCAATCGCCGGTTGACGAAATCAAACTATTCTGGAAAGTAAAACCTAAGTACGACAGTACATTTGAAGCCTTTGTTCCTATTCAAAATGGTTGCAATAAGTTTTGTACCTATTGTGCGGTTCCTTACACCCGTGGGAGAGAGATATCCAGACCTTCTGAAGAAATATTAGACGAAGTAAGAATCCTGGTGCATAAAGGGTATAAAACCATCACCCTGCTTGGACAAAATGTGAACTCCTATGGATTAGATAAAAATGGTGAGGAAATGAGTTTTCCAGAATTGCTGGAAAAAGTTGGCCAAATAGGTGAAGAAACAGACCATGAATTTTGGGTATATTTCACCTCTCCTCATCCGCGCGACATGACAACCGATATATTCCATATCATTGCCAAATACCGCTGTTTAGGAAAACAAATTCACTTCCCCCTTCAAAGTGGCGATGAGAAGGTTCTGATTAAAATGAACCGCAAGCACTCTCTGGCCAAATATCGCGAAAGCATGGTAGCCCTGCGTGAAATTCTTCCGCAAGCAACTGTATTTACCGATATCATTGTTGGCTTTACGGATGAAACGGAAGAACAGTTTGAAAATACACGCAAAGTTATGGAAGAGTTTAAATACAATATGGCATATATTGCCATGTACTCTCCTCGTCCAGGAGCCGCTTCTTATAGTTGGGAAGACAGCATTGCTATGGAAGAAAAGAAAAGAAGATACGCCGTTTTAAGTGAAGAACTGGCCAAACATACCTACGCATACAATCAATCTTTAATTGGTAAAACACTAAAGGTATTGGTGCGTGAACACGACCGAAAAGACGGCTACTTATCGGGTCACACCGAAGGAAAACTGGTAATTCGCTTTAAATCTAGCGACGAAAACCTCATCGGCCAAATCATTGAGGTCAAAGTAACTGAAGCTGCCAAATTTTCCTTGGAAGGGGAACGTATTGCTGTAAAGAGTTTACAATAA
- a CDS encoding alkaline phosphatase — protein sequence MMIRKILSITLLVFSSYVPAFSQSILADSLAMYCPETSIWYPHSTPYYLYKGATFSQSQVVWSTSFHTATPIPIGSVGPKKYTKQLKGIISNTQIAEVMKQAVENKVNVILVIGDGMGPVHMTLPVYMRKANGDQQITMFEKIMKEGDCGYVLTNPAGGLVTGSAAAGTAIATGTKTRMDMVGVDTIGKPLVSVMDIAVRRGMKTALVTDAAITDATPAAFYGHSIDRNNETEIARQLAEDNRIDIIFGGGAENFIPHDSRFKDMEGFEDSHFSQSMSARKDDKNLLDIFMKKQYKMVHNTSQMEQLKVGSPVVGFFSVGGLPAPIDRNLQNKEIPTVAQMSKKALELVSNNHKNGFFTMIECARIDWEAHANDVGAVYRAVVEMDEVLKDAYVLYQQRPKKTLLIFCADHETGGLGIAYRKVDSDEKESFKCVNGEMWETITKALSFENFRKMAAQDRSLSQIFGMSDSPRALKENVEKHTGYTISDYQAEKIFEASHKGEKMPKYAIPQ from the coding sequence ATGATGATTCGAAAAATATTAAGCATTACCTTGTTAGTGTTTAGCAGCTATGTCCCTGCTTTTTCGCAAAGCATTTTGGCAGATTCTTTGGCCATGTATTGCCCTGAGACTTCTATTTGGTATCCGCATTCGACGCCTTATTATTTATATAAAGGAGCTACTTTTTCACAAAGTCAGGTGGTGTGGTCGACGTCTTTTCATACGGCTACACCCATTCCCATAGGGAGTGTGGGGCCTAAAAAATATACCAAACAACTCAAAGGGATTATTTCCAATACCCAAATAGCTGAGGTTATGAAGCAGGCCGTTGAAAATAAGGTAAATGTTATTTTAGTGATTGGTGATGGTATGGGCCCCGTCCATATGACATTGCCGGTGTATATGCGCAAAGCTAATGGAGATCAACAAATAACCATGTTTGAGAAAATTATGAAGGAAGGCGATTGTGGATATGTGTTGACCAATCCGGCCGGAGGACTGGTAACCGGTTCGGCTGCTGCAGGAACAGCCATTGCTACGGGTACCAAAACACGTATGGATATGGTAGGTGTGGATACCATAGGAAAACCATTGGTAAGTGTTATGGATATAGCAGTGCGTAGAGGAATGAAGACTGCTTTGGTGACTGATGCTGCTATCACAGATGCTACACCAGCCGCTTTCTATGGTCATTCGATAGATCGTAATAACGAGACGGAAATAGCCAGGCAACTGGCGGAAGATAACCGTATCGATATTATATTTGGCGGAGGTGCAGAAAATTTTATCCCACACGATAGTCGATTCAAAGATATGGAAGGATTTGAAGATAGCCATTTTTCACAGTCCATGTCTGCTCGTAAAGATGATAAAAACCTGCTGGATATTTTTATGAAGAAGCAATATAAAATGGTTCATAATACGAGCCAAATGGAGCAGTTAAAGGTTGGATCACCGGTGGTAGGATTTTTTTCTGTCGGAGGACTTCCGGCACCCATCGATAGGAACCTGCAGAACAAGGAAATACCCACGGTGGCACAAATGAGTAAAAAAGCACTGGAACTAGTTTCTAACAACCATAAAAATGGATTTTTTACAATGATAGAATGTGCCCGTATAGATTGGGAAGCACATGCGAATGATGTAGGTGCAGTGTATAGGGCTGTGGTAGAAATGGATGAGGTGCTAAAAGATGCCTATGTGTTGTATCAACAACGACCTAAAAAGACTTTGCTTATTTTTTGTGCTGATCATGAAACAGGAGGTCTGGGTATTGCTTATCGCAAAGTAGATTCAGATGAAAAAGAATCATTTAAATGTGTAAATGGAGAAATGTGGGAAACCATTACCAAGGCGCTTTCTTTTGAAAATTTCAGAAAGATGGCAGCGCAAGATCGTTCCTTGTCGCAAATATTTGGGATGTCAGATTCTCCTCGTGCCTTAAAGGAAAATGTGGAAAAACATACCGGATATACCATCAGTGACTACCAAGCAGAAAAGATTTTTGAAGCTTCGCACAAAGGGGAGAAAATGCCCAAATATGCAATACCTCAATAA
- a CDS encoding PI-PLC domain-containing protein — MVLKMILLLLCVVSMYACHPTEGLKIKGGHSHNDYYHPRPLFDALRWGMVSVEADVFPVGDRLLVGHSLGELSEYKSLEELYLMPLYELYRNKQLDTLILMVDIKEKGEESYRILESKLDDYRPMLSVFAKHRLQKNHVTIILSGDRPSTIFEQTFRYCALDGRIDSISFAYDYTFYPLVSDNWEKHFSWDGEGAMTPHECQKLRDIVNQCHEQHKLLRFWNTPGRLPQSLSFWQLFQNEKVDLMGVDKPDEFNAFLND; from the coding sequence ATGGTTTTAAAAATGATCTTGTTATTACTATGCGTGGTGAGCATGTATGCTTGCCATCCAACTGAAGGATTAAAAATAAAAGGCGGACATTCTCATAACGACTACTACCATCCCAGACCCTTGTTTGATGCATTGCGATGGGGTATGGTATCGGTAGAGGCGGATGTGTTTCCTGTGGGCGATCGACTATTGGTAGGACATTCCTTAGGGGAGCTGAGTGAGTATAAAAGTCTGGAGGAGTTGTATCTGATGCCCCTTTATGAACTGTATCGAAATAAACAGTTGGATACGCTAATTTTAATGGTTGATATAAAGGAAAAAGGGGAAGAGAGTTATCGGATATTAGAAAGTAAACTGGATGATTACAGGCCTATGCTTAGCGTATTTGCTAAGCATAGATTGCAGAAAAATCATGTCACGATTATTCTGTCCGGTGATAGGCCGAGCACTATATTTGAGCAAACATTCAGGTATTGTGCGCTGGATGGACGAATTGACTCCATTAGTTTTGCTTATGATTATACCTTTTATCCTTTGGTGAGTGATAATTGGGAAAAGCATTTTAGCTGGGACGGAGAAGGAGCGATGACTCCCCATGAGTGCCAAAAATTAAGAGACATTGTAAATCAATGCCATGAGCAGCATAAATTGTTACGTTTTTGGAATACTCCGGGACGATTACCGCAAAGCCTAAGCTTTTGGCAATTGTTCCAAAATGAAAAGGTGGATTTGATGGGTGTTGATAAACCAGATGAGTTTAATGCCTTTCTTAATGATTGA
- a CDS encoding RagB/SusD family nutrient uptake outer membrane protein — MKQTIYQFVLVLMLAVSSFACSDDFLQNDKYGAAATDNFWNTEGDAKAAVNALYTHFTDDGVVGRGFMWYICASDDMVVGRDKAQSVNMKNFIDDGSNSYTANNWRLMYRVIARANAIMENVPGMDIDADLKDFIVGQAYFLRGWAYMWLAPRYGDDRAGIPIVPEGTPVTELDVARAAHVSDNYMQCVSDFDKAADLLPYFDELKAEDYGRPHKTACWAYAAKAYLYNAEYDASSYEKVVEYADKVIGTNQHELLDDYADVFKIENNWSKEYIWSFVSSDERGCITPSVFLENKGWGKFNGWGYWHATNELYEEYEDGDERREATILKFGDDFQYFGENIRYYSTNNRTGFQFNKFMDPYRTADCVGTTVNPNGDYPTTDLNMPLIRYAEVLLFKAEGLLMQGKNGDAPLNEVRKRAGLGLISGATMDDLKHERRVELAAEWSDRHQDLVRWHDAEATYAKPLHGRIHSNLSDPDSPFEVKEVWSSRSYDPVVNHVWPIPPQEIEESKVLLQNEGY; from the coding sequence ATGAAACAAACAATATATCAATTTGTGTTGGTGTTGATGCTGGCAGTAAGTTCTTTCGCATGTTCCGATGATTTTTTGCAAAACGACAAGTACGGGGCTGCTGCAACCGATAACTTCTGGAATACAGAAGGGGATGCCAAAGCAGCTGTGAATGCACTTTATACACACTTTACCGATGATGGTGTGGTAGGCCGAGGTTTTATGTGGTATATCTGCGCCAGTGACGATATGGTGGTAGGAAGGGATAAGGCCCAGTCGGTAAATATGAAAAACTTTATTGATGACGGTTCAAATAGTTATACTGCTAATAACTGGCGCTTGATGTATCGTGTTATTGCTAGAGCCAATGCTATTATGGAAAATGTTCCGGGTATGGATATAGATGCCGACTTGAAGGATTTTATAGTAGGACAGGCTTATTTTTTAAGAGGATGGGCATATATGTGGCTGGCTCCACGATATGGTGATGACAGAGCAGGTATACCTATTGTACCAGAGGGAACGCCAGTAACGGAATTGGATGTAGCTAGAGCGGCTCATGTGAGCGATAATTATATGCAGTGTGTTAGTGATTTTGATAAGGCGGCTGATTTATTACCCTATTTTGATGAGCTGAAGGCTGAAGATTATGGTCGACCTCATAAAACAGCGTGTTGGGCTTATGCTGCCAAAGCATATTTGTATAATGCAGAGTACGATGCTTCAAGTTATGAAAAAGTAGTGGAGTATGCCGATAAGGTAATCGGGACCAATCAACATGAATTACTGGATGATTATGCCGATGTGTTTAAGATAGAGAATAACTGGAGTAAGGAGTATATTTGGTCTTTTGTAAGTAGTGATGAAAGGGGGTGTATTACACCATCTGTATTTTTAGAGAACAAAGGTTGGGGTAAGTTCAATGGATGGGGATACTGGCATGCCACCAATGAATTGTACGAAGAGTACGAAGATGGCGATGAGCGACGCGAAGCTACGATTCTTAAGTTTGGTGATGATTTTCAGTATTTTGGAGAGAATATACGTTATTATTCCACCAATAACCGTACAGGTTTCCAATTTAATAAATTTATGGATCCTTATAGAACCGCAGATTGTGTAGGAACCACTGTGAATCCCAATGGAGATTACCCCACGACCGACCTTAATATGCCATTGATACGTTACGCTGAGGTATTGCTTTTTAAAGCGGAAGGCTTGTTGATGCAAGGAAAAAATGGCGATGCTCCTTTGAATGAAGTGCGTAAAAGAGCTGGTTTGGGACTTATTAGCGGTGCAACAATGGACGACTTAAAGCACGAACGAAGGGTTGAGTTGGCAGCCGAATGGTCTGACAGGCATCAAGACTTGGTACGCTGGCACGATGCTGAAGCTACTTATGCTAAGCCATTGCACGGACGTATTCATAGTAATTTATCGGATCCTGACTCACCATTTGAAGTGAAGGAGGTATGGTCTTCACGTAGTTATGATCCCGTTGTAAACCATGTGTGGCCCATTCCTCCTCAAGAGATTGAAGAAAGTAAAGTATTGTTGCAAAATGAGGGTTATTAA
- a CDS encoding SusC/RagA family TonB-linked outer membrane protein: MKKLFLLLLSIVSITEVYSQAVLSGKIIENSTHEALVGASVYVKGTTQGTISDIDGNFHLNTDTNRGTLVFSFVSFQDQEIAFDGDQNFEIMMESAMMGLDEWVVIGYGSVQKDDLSTAVGSLEGIQELKNRPVSTTGLLQGTMAGVNVMNQGGDPGSPANIVIRGLGSPSDQVLWVVDGVPGAPVNAEDIESVSVLKDAASAAIYGSSVGSGGVVVVSTKQAQAGKTKVEANLYTGIQKAYNLPEALNAEEFNAVKNLAADNAGQGRSDAFNANIYPDGAVSRTNWMEEIFRMGKVKRLALSLSGGSEYMKALASIQVDDEQGVLLNTFKKSVKGRVNVDFKLTDKIKFSEWVQAGTSRGYSNDTYSGYTGAIISAIYMPPSAAVYNEDGSYGGVVSASNLAYAGAYGDIVNPVATLKRKDQYNPSYYLRSTSSLEVKITSGLTYKSMFTLGTDQNLNEEFSVKRPEPGKPLNENSKSMSTGFTNKWLSENVITYKKMINNHQLTLMGGYSASYQKTKGFGLTVYGFDSENETARHLVNASDWSKSKPYENMSELSSTSMFSRLSYSFNNRYYFTGSIRNDATSKLYMHNNDGTFMAMSAAWKISSEDFFNVDFIDMLKLRGSWGQIGNVNSVDNYAYVSNLEATRGTVLGEDPTTLSGLGMQKIPNLALTWETSEQTDIGLDMNMFNNKLNVTADYYLKYTKDFIDDLPNPASFGASLASKGNIGKVKNQGFELSMSYGNTHRDFTYSLGANISTNENTIEDLGNRESYFLSSNVRQVLRPINNSVGQAWHSYYLIKTDGIFQSDAEAAAHVDKDGNRIQPDAVAGDLKFIDKNEDGLINDEDREYMGSATPKITYGFNAYFQYKGFDLSMLWQGAADRDVFNAYKGVAYTASEQGYNMDKEILNAWSESNVNSDIPRISATDPNKNFQTNSDWFLENGSYVRLKNLTVGYTLPDALSAKIKAHHLKLRFYASGENLFTITNYSGMDPEVANYGIDVAKYPVVRKFTLGVNVNF; the protein is encoded by the coding sequence ATGAAAAAGTTATTTTTACTTCTGTTGTCTATTGTGAGTATAACAGAAGTGTATTCCCAAGCTGTTTTATCGGGTAAGATTATTGAAAACTCCACCCATGAAGCTTTGGTTGGTGCCAGTGTGTATGTAAAAGGTACTACACAAGGTACAATCAGTGATATAGATGGAAATTTTCATCTAAACACAGATACCAATAGAGGAACGCTTGTTTTCTCATTTGTTAGTTTTCAGGATCAAGAAATCGCATTTGATGGGGATCAGAATTTTGAGATTATGATGGAATCGGCTATGATGGGGCTGGATGAATGGGTCGTGATAGGATATGGATCTGTTCAAAAGGACGATTTGTCAACAGCCGTTGGGTCACTGGAAGGTATTCAGGAATTGAAAAATCGCCCGGTATCTACTACTGGTTTATTACAAGGTACCATGGCTGGAGTCAATGTGATGAATCAAGGAGGTGATCCAGGGTCACCAGCGAATATCGTTATACGTGGTTTGGGTTCGCCCAGCGATCAGGTATTGTGGGTGGTGGATGGTGTTCCGGGAGCTCCTGTAAACGCCGAAGATATTGAGTCTGTTTCGGTGTTAAAGGATGCAGCTTCTGCTGCTATCTATGGTTCTAGTGTGGGCTCTGGCGGTGTAGTTGTAGTTAGTACCAAGCAGGCCCAGGCAGGGAAGACAAAGGTGGAGGCTAATTTGTATACCGGTATTCAAAAAGCCTATAATTTGCCTGAGGCATTGAATGCGGAAGAGTTTAATGCGGTTAAAAACCTTGCAGCTGATAATGCAGGACAAGGGAGAAGTGATGCCTTTAATGCAAATATCTATCCTGATGGAGCGGTTTCTAGAACCAACTGGATGGAAGAGATTTTTAGGATGGGAAAGGTCAAACGTCTGGCGCTTAGTCTTTCGGGTGGTTCGGAGTATATGAAGGCATTGGCTTCGATTCAAGTAGATGATGAACAGGGGGTGCTGCTTAATACCTTTAAAAAATCGGTAAAAGGTCGTGTGAATGTAGATTTTAAGCTGACTGATAAAATCAAATTTTCGGAATGGGTGCAGGCTGGAACATCAAGAGGATATTCCAATGATACCTATTCGGGTTATACAGGAGCTATCATAAGTGCTATTTATATGCCTCCTTCTGCCGCAGTCTATAATGAAGATGGTAGCTATGGAGGGGTCGTGTCTGCTAGTAATTTAGCTTATGCAGGAGCATATGGTGATATTGTAAACCCTGTAGCTACGTTAAAAAGAAAAGATCAATACAATCCTAGCTATTATTTACGTTCTACTTCTTCTTTGGAGGTGAAAATAACTTCCGGGTTGACCTATAAGAGCATGTTTACATTAGGTACAGACCAAAATTTAAATGAGGAGTTTAGTGTTAAACGTCCGGAACCCGGTAAGCCTTTGAATGAGAATAGTAAGTCGATGAGCACTGGATTTACCAATAAATGGCTGTCAGAGAATGTGATCACCTATAAGAAAATGATTAATAATCACCAATTGACTTTGATGGGAGGATACAGTGCTTCTTATCAGAAAACAAAAGGATTTGGCTTGACTGTCTATGGGTTTGATAGTGAGAATGAAACGGCACGTCATTTGGTGAATGCCTCCGACTGGAGTAAAAGTAAGCCCTATGAAAACATGAGCGAACTGTCGTCAACTTCTATGTTTTCACGCTTAAGTTATTCGTTTAACAATAGGTATTATTTTACGGGAAGCATTCGTAATGATGCTACTTCTAAATTGTATATGCATAATAATGATGGAACATTCATGGCCATGTCGGCTGCGTGGAAGATATCATCAGAGGACTTTTTTAATGTGGACTTTATTGATATGTTAAAATTACGTGGCAGTTGGGGGCAAATTGGAAATGTGAATTCGGTAGATAATTATGCCTATGTGTCTAACCTGGAAGCAACTAGAGGGACTGTGTTAGGAGAGGATCCGACGACCTTATCGGGACTTGGGATGCAGAAGATTCCTAACCTTGCCTTAACATGGGAAACATCGGAACAAACAGATATTGGTTTGGATATGAACATGTTCAATAATAAATTAAATGTTACAGCTGATTATTATCTAAAATATACCAAAGATTTTATTGATGATTTACCTAACCCGGCAAGTTTTGGCGCCAGCTTAGCTTCTAAAGGAAATATTGGGAAAGTGAAGAATCAGGGTTTTGAACTGTCCATGTCCTATGGCAATACCCATCGCGATTTTACCTATAGCTTAGGAGCTAATATTTCAACCAATGAAAATACGATTGAAGATCTCGGCAATCGTGAGAGTTATTTTTTGAGCTCCAACGTTCGTCAAGTGCTTCGTCCTATTAACAACTCTGTAGGCCAAGCATGGCATTCTTATTACTTGATAAAAACGGATGGTATTTTTCAGAGCGATGCTGAAGCAGCTGCCCATGTGGATAAGGACGGAAATAGAATTCAACCCGATGCCGTTGCTGGTGATTTGAAATTTATTGATAAAAATGAAGATGGCTTAATAAACGATGAAGATCGTGAATATATGGGTAGCGCGACCCCAAAAATAACCTATGGTTTCAATGCCTACTTCCAATATAAGGGCTTTGATTTGTCTATGTTGTGGCAAGGAGCGGCTGATCGGGATGTTTTTAATGCTTATAAGGGTGTTGCCTATACTGCTTCTGAGCAAGGATACAATATGGATAAAGAAATTTTAAATGCTTGGTCGGAGTCTAATGTAAATTCTGATATCCCACGTATTTCAGCCACCGACCCCAATAAAAATTTCCAGACCAATTCTGATTGGTTTTTGGAAAATGGTTCTTATGTAAGGTTGAAAAACCTGACTGTAGGTTATACCTTACCCGATGCTTTATCGGCAAAGATAAAGGCCCACCATCTTAAATTAAGGTTTTATGCCAGTGGAGAGAACCTATTTACCATTACAAATTATTCAGGGATGGATCCTGAAGTGGCTAACTATGGCATTGATGTGGCTAAATACCCTGTGGTACGTAAGTTTACTTTGGGTGTAAATGTCAATTTTTAA